One Hippoglossus stenolepis isolate QCI-W04-F060 chromosome 9, HSTE1.2, whole genome shotgun sequence genomic region harbors:
- the gapvd1 gene encoding GTPase-activating protein and VPS9 domain-containing protein 1 isoform X1, producing MVKPDIHTLAHHLKQERLYVGSEKQLIQRLNSDVLKTAERLYRAAWIAKQQRINLDRLILTSVEASPAECCQHAKMLEDTQFVDGYKTLGFQETIYGEFLARLRENPRLVASCLVAGERLNQEHTPGVIYTVFTSLYGNCIMQEDESYLLQVLRYLVEFELKESDNPRRLLRRGTCAFSILFKLFSEGLYSAKLFLTATLHEPIMQLLVEDEDHLETDPGKVTERLTPAQQERFGEKGSDDYKQRVQAAVEANEAKLVALVNKFIGYLKQNTYCFPHSLRWIVSQMYKTLSCVERLEVGEVRTMCTDLLLTCFICPAIVNPEQYGIISDAPINEVARFNLMQVGQLLQQLAMADDDADPRRKSSLSKFDKSCVAAFLDVVIGGRAAETPPMSSMNLLEGLSRTVVYITHDQLLAMVDFVRSVTAGDQLREEEHMALENLLANVPQSRTVKSNSLELTPSNTPQLSPATTPANKKNRLPIGQHLAAITSWDPTSTTLSAHIPLVAPFAEYGYSLQAARSRSRTNIAQEGEAEASSQESLQETEPEEVLVISLGTGPQTVPGMMSENEVLNLQMADGAQGDSHADDTKLHGKPDKTLRFSLCSDNLEGISEGPSNRSNSVSSLDLEGESVSELGAGPSGSNGVEALQLLEHEQATTQDNLDDKLRKFEIRDMMGLTDDRDISETVSETWSTDVLGSDFDPNMDEDRLQEIAGAAAENMLGSLLYPPGSSSVLLDPYGSTISETTSEAWSVEVLPSDSEAPDLKQEERLQELESCSGVGSTSDDTEVREVSSRPSTPGLSVVSGISATSEDIPNKIEDLRSECSSDFGGKDSVTSPDGEESGHGAHHLTSPPSQTDSLLAMFDPLSSAEGSSTGTIVRPKVHYARPAHPPPDPPIPEASALGPETRHSLFMPHCLAQAELEHTKQRHSFPDKLVRSRSSDIVCPGRRPTSDPGLNRRVAVEERDPAGAFALGPSSSPSKDSLKGEVEDRKDSDDEKSDRNRPWWKKRFVSAIPKVLYWTAESDVPAPIAAFRKRDKQEKDDVVQERISQVLSDDLLPRQSSQAQAAEDILDKYRNIKRPSPSDGAATGASYDGTGDLCVEDNVHDSPREDTLQNMSTDDLPDSASQSANQHDSKFSFSDAKKKLRLALCSADSVALPIMAPATTRNGLPDHMDTEDNEIVCFLKVQLAEAINLQDKNQMAQIQETTRCVGRFDARTCRKLLAAIAEDYRKRAPYIAYLTRCRQGLQTSQAHLERLLQRVLRDKEVANRYFTTVCVRLLLEHMESKMLDFTKAFQGCTASDDKTAAVEDFLRYLYGAMARDAIWQYASEDQLQDAQMAIERSVMNRIFKLAFYPNQDGDILRDQLLHEHIQRVSKVVTATHKALQIPEVYLREAPWPSAQSEIRTINAYKTPRDKVQCILRMCSTIMNLLSLANEDSVPGADDFVPVLVFVLIRANPPCLLSTVQYINNFYASRLSGEECYWWMQFTAAVEFIKTIDDRK from the exons ATGGTGAAGCCAGACATCCACACTCTGGCCCACCACCTGAAGCAGGAGCGGCTGTATGTGGGGTCGGAAAAGCAGCTAATCCAGAGGCTCAACAGTGATGTGCTGAAGACAGCTGAGAGGCTGTACAGGGCCGCATGGATCGCCAAGCAGCAGAGGATCAACCTCGATCGTCTCATTCTCACCAG TGTGGAGGCCTCTCCTGCCGAATGCTGCCAACATGCCAAAATGCTGGAGGACACACAGTTTGTTGATGGCTACAAGACCCTGGGCTTCCAGGAGACGATCTATGGCGAGTTTTTGGCCCGGTTGAGGGAGAACCCCAGACTGGTAGCTTCCTGCCTGGTGGCAGGAGAGAGGCTGAACCAGGAGCACACCCCCGGGGTCATCTATACAGTCTTCACCTCACTTTATGGCAACTGTATCATGCAGGAGGACGAGAGCTATTTGCTACAG GTGTTGCGGTACCTGGTAGAGTTTGAGCTGAAGGAGAGTGACAACCCTCGCCGTCTGCTGCGACGGGGAACCTGTGCCTTCAGCATCCTTTTCAAGCTCTTCTCAGAGGGCCTGTACTCAGCCAAGCTCTTCCTCACTGCCACCCTCCACGAACCCATTATGCAGCTACTGGTGGAAGATGAAGACCACCTGGAGACGGACCCAGGCAAGGTTACAGAGCGCCTCACTCCGGCTCAGCAGGAGCGCTTCGGAGAGAAGGGCTCTGATGACTACAAACAAAGGGTGCAGGCAGCTGTGGAGGCCAACGAAGCCAAGCTGGTGGCTTTGGTCAACAAATTTATTGGTTACTTGAAGCAAAACACCTACTGCTTCCCCCACAGCCTGCGCTGGATTGTGTCCCAGATGTACAAGACGTTGTCATGTGTGGAGCGTCTTGAAGTAGGTGAGGTGCGCACCATGTGTACAGACCTGCTGCTGACCTGCTTCATCTGTCCAGCTATCGTCAACCCGGAGCAGTATGGTATAATCTCTGATGCCCCCATCAATGAAGTTGCACGCTTTAATCTAATGCAG GTGGGGCAGCTTTTGCAGCAGTTGGCAATGGCTGATGATGATGCAGATCCAAGGCGGAAAAGCAGTTTGTCTAAATTTGATAAG AGTTGTGTTGCTGCCTTTCTGGATGTGGTAATTGGAGGAAGAGCAGCCGAGACCCCGCCCATGTCCTCGATGAACCTTCTAGAAGGCCTCAGCAGGACTGTGGTCTATATTACACATGATCAGCTGCTAGCAATG GTGGACTTTGTGCGCAGTGTGACTGCAGGGGACCAACTCCGGGAGGAGGAGCACATGGCCCTGGAGAACCTGCTGGCCAACGTGCCCCAGTCCCGAACTGTGAAGAGCAACAGTCTGGAGCTCACTCCCTCCAACACCCCCCAGCTCTCCCCGGCTACCACTCCTGCCAACAAGAAGAACAGGCTCCCCATAG GACAACACTTAGCTGCCATAACATCCTGGGACCCCACAAGCACCACTCTGTCTGCCCACATTCCATTAGTAGCCCCTTTTG CGGAATATGGCTATTCATTACAAG CTGCTCGTAGCCGCAGCCGTACCAACATAGCCcaggagggggaggcagaggccAGCTCCCAAGAGTCCCTTCAGGAGACGGAGCCAGAGGAGGTGCTGGTGATTTCACTAGGAACTGGTCCTCAGACGGTCCCTGGGATGATGTCAGAGAATGAG GTTTTGAACCTGCAGATGGCTGATGGGGCCCAGGGAGATAGTCATGCTGATGATACCAAACTGCATGGTAAACCAGACAAAACCCTGCGCTTCTCCCTCTGCAGTGACAACTTGGAAGGCATCTCAGAGG GTCCTTCCAATCGTTCTAATTCAGTCTCGTCTCTGGACCTGGAGGGAGAGTCTGTCTCTGAGCTTGGAGCTGGACCCTCAGGCAGCAACGGGGTGGAGGCTCTGCAGCTTTTGGAGCATGAAcagg CCACCACTCAGGACAACCTGGATGATAAACTGCGCAAGTTTGAGATCAGAGACATGATGGGACTGACAGACGATCGGGACATCTCTGAGACAGTCAGCGAAACCTGGAGCACCGACGTGCTCGGCAGCGACTTCGACCCTAACATGGATGAGGATCGGCTGCAGGAAATAGCAG gGGCAGCTGCAGAGAACATGCTTGGCAGCCTGCTGTATCCTCCTGGCTCAAGTTCAGTGCTGCTGGACCCCTACGGCTCCACCATCTCAGAGACCACAAGTGAGGCCTGGAGCGTGGAGGTCCTGCCCAGCGACTCAG AGGCCCCAGACCTGAAACAGGAGGAGcgtctgcaggagctggagagctGCTCAGGGGTCGGCAGCACCTCGGACGacacagaggtcagagaggtCAGCTCGAGACCCAGCACCCCAGGCCTCAGCGTTGTCTCAG GTATCAGTGCAACCTCAGAAGACATCCCCAACAAGATCGAGGACTTGCGGTCAGAGTGCAGCTCAGACTTTGGAGGGAAGGACTCTGTGACCAGTCCAGATGGGGAGGAGTCAGGCCACG GAGCACACCATCTGACATCTCCACCCTCACAGACCGACTCCTTACTGGCCATGTTCGATCCCCTCTCCTCTGCCGAAG GCTCTTCCACTGGAACAATTGTGAGGCCCAAAGTGCACTACGCCAGGCCGGCTCACCCTCCACCTGACCCTCCCATCCCTGAGGCCAGCGCCCTGGGGCCAGAGACGCGCCACTCTCTGTTCATGCCCCACTGCCTGGCCCAGGCTGAGCTGGAGCACACCAAGCAGCGCCACTCCTTCCCTGACAAGCTGGTCCGCAGCCGCAGCTCTGACATAGTGTGCCCAGGGCGTCGGCCCACGAGCGACCCCGGCCTGAACCGACGGGTAGCAGTTGAAGAGCGCGACCCTGCCGGGGCCTTCGCCTTAGGACCCTCCTCGTCCCCCAGCAAGGACTCCCTGAAAGGAGAG GTTGAGGACAGGAAAGACAGTGACGACGAGAAGTCTGATCGCAACAGACCCTGGTGGAAGAAACGTTTTGTGTCAGCCATCCCCAAAG TGCTGTATTGGACGGCTGAGAGTGATGTCCCAG CTCCAATCGCAGCATTTCGGAAAAGGGACAAACAAGAGAAAGATGACGTTGTCCAGGAGCGTATTTCACAAG TTTTGTCAGATGACCTGTTGCCCAGACAGAGCAGTCAAGCACAGGCAGCTGAAGACATCCTCGACAAGTACAGGAACATCAAGAGGCCCAGCCCAAGTGATGGAGCAGCAactggagcttcctatgacgGTACCGGAg ATCTTTGTGTTGAAGACAACGTACACGACTCTCCAAGAGAAGACACTCTGCAGAATATGTCCACAGATGACCTCCCAGACTCGGCCAGCCAGTCAGCAAATCAGCACGACTCCAAGTTCTCTTTCAG TGATGCAAAGAAGAAGTTGAGGTTAGCGCTGTGTTCTGCAGACTCTGTGGCTCTGCCCATCATGGCTCCTGCAACCACACGAAATGGGCTGCCTGATCACATGGATACCGAAG ACAATGAGATCGTCTGCTTCCTGAAGGTCCAGCTCGCGGAAGCCATCAACCTCCAGGATAAGAACCAGATGGCCCAGATCCAGGAGACCACACGCTGCGTCGGCCGCTTCGATGCACGCAcctgcaggaagctgctggCTGCCATTGCGGAGGATTACAG aAAGCGGGCACCGTACATAGCTTATTTAACCAGGTGTCGTCAGGGCCTGCAGACCTCTCAGGCTCATCTGGAGCGGCTCCTCCAGAGGGTGCTCAGAGACAAGGAGGTTGCGAACCGCTACttcaccactgtctgtgttCGACTCCTTCTTGAACACATGGAATCCAAGATGCTTGACTTTACTAAGG cGTTCCAGGGTTGCACAGCGTCGGATGACaagacagcagcagtggaggatTTTCTGCGCTACTTGTACGGTGCTATGGCCCGTGATGCCATTTGGCAGTATGCAAGCGAGGACCAGCTGCAGGATGCCCAGATGGCTATCGAGCGCAGCGTTATGAACCGCATCTTCAAACTGGCTTTCTACCCCAACCAGGATGGAGATATTCTCAGAGACCA GCTtctccatgaacacatccaGCGGGTCTCAAAAGTAGTGACGGCCACTCATAAAGCTCTTCAAATCCCAGAG GTTTACTTGAGGGAGGCTCCCTGGCCGTCTGCACAGTCTGAGATCAGGACCATCAATGCATACAAGACGCCACGGGACAAAGTCCAGTGTATACTGCGCATGTGTTCAACCATCATGAACCTCCTCAGTTTGGCCAATGAAGACTCCGTCCCTGGAGCGGACGACTTTGTCCCTGTCCTCGTCTTTGTCCTCATAAGG GCAAACCCGCCCTGCCTGCTGTCCACCGTTCAGTACATCAATAATTTCTACGCCAGCCGGCTGAGTGGGGAGGAGTGCTATTGGTGGATGCAGTTCACCGCGGCGGTGGAATTCATTAAGACCATCGACGATCGCAAGTGA
- the gapvd1 gene encoding GTPase-activating protein and VPS9 domain-containing protein 1 isoform X2: MVKPDIHTLAHHLKQERLYVGSEKQLIQRLNSDVLKTAERLYRAAWIAKQQRINLDRLILTSVEASPAECCQHAKMLEDTQFVDGYKTLGFQETIYGEFLARLRENPRLVASCLVAGERLNQEHTPGVIYTVFTSLYGNCIMQEDESYLLQVLRYLVEFELKESDNPRRLLRRGTCAFSILFKLFSEGLYSAKLFLTATLHEPIMQLLVEDEDHLETDPGKVTERLTPAQQERFGEKGSDDYKQRVQAAVEANEAKLVALVNKFIGYLKQNTYCFPHSLRWIVSQMYKTLSCVERLEVGEVRTMCTDLLLTCFICPAIVNPEQYGIISDAPINEVARFNLMQVGQLLQQLAMADDDADPRRKSSLSKFDKSCVAAFLDVVIGGRAAETPPMSSMNLLEGLSRTVVYITHDQLLAMVDFVRSVTAGDQLREEEHMALENLLANVPQSRTVKSNSLELTPSNTPQLSPATTPANKKNRLPIGQHLAAITSWDPTSTTLSAHIPLVAPFAARSRSRTNIAQEGEAEASSQESLQETEPEEVLVISLGTGPQTVPGMMSENEVLNLQMADGAQGDSHADDTKLHGKPDKTLRFSLCSDNLEGISEGPSNRSNSVSSLDLEGESVSELGAGPSGSNGVEALQLLEHEQATTQDNLDDKLRKFEIRDMMGLTDDRDISETVSETWSTDVLGSDFDPNMDEDRLQEIAGAAAENMLGSLLYPPGSSSVLLDPYGSTISETTSEAWSVEVLPSDSEAPDLKQEERLQELESCSGVGSTSDDTEVREVSSRPSTPGLSVVSGISATSEDIPNKIEDLRSECSSDFGGKDSVTSPDGEESGHGAHHLTSPPSQTDSLLAMFDPLSSAEGSSTGTIVRPKVHYARPAHPPPDPPIPEASALGPETRHSLFMPHCLAQAELEHTKQRHSFPDKLVRSRSSDIVCPGRRPTSDPGLNRRVAVEERDPAGAFALGPSSSPSKDSLKGEVEDRKDSDDEKSDRNRPWWKKRFVSAIPKVLYWTAESDVPAPIAAFRKRDKQEKDDVVQERISQVLSDDLLPRQSSQAQAAEDILDKYRNIKRPSPSDGAATGASYDGTGDLCVEDNVHDSPREDTLQNMSTDDLPDSASQSANQHDSKFSFSDAKKKLRLALCSADSVALPIMAPATTRNGLPDHMDTEDNEIVCFLKVQLAEAINLQDKNQMAQIQETTRCVGRFDARTCRKLLAAIAEDYRKRAPYIAYLTRCRQGLQTSQAHLERLLQRVLRDKEVANRYFTTVCVRLLLEHMESKMLDFTKAFQGCTASDDKTAAVEDFLRYLYGAMARDAIWQYASEDQLQDAQMAIERSVMNRIFKLAFYPNQDGDILRDQLLHEHIQRVSKVVTATHKALQIPEVYLREAPWPSAQSEIRTINAYKTPRDKVQCILRMCSTIMNLLSLANEDSVPGADDFVPVLVFVLIRANPPCLLSTVQYINNFYASRLSGEECYWWMQFTAAVEFIKTIDDRK; this comes from the exons ATGGTGAAGCCAGACATCCACACTCTGGCCCACCACCTGAAGCAGGAGCGGCTGTATGTGGGGTCGGAAAAGCAGCTAATCCAGAGGCTCAACAGTGATGTGCTGAAGACAGCTGAGAGGCTGTACAGGGCCGCATGGATCGCCAAGCAGCAGAGGATCAACCTCGATCGTCTCATTCTCACCAG TGTGGAGGCCTCTCCTGCCGAATGCTGCCAACATGCCAAAATGCTGGAGGACACACAGTTTGTTGATGGCTACAAGACCCTGGGCTTCCAGGAGACGATCTATGGCGAGTTTTTGGCCCGGTTGAGGGAGAACCCCAGACTGGTAGCTTCCTGCCTGGTGGCAGGAGAGAGGCTGAACCAGGAGCACACCCCCGGGGTCATCTATACAGTCTTCACCTCACTTTATGGCAACTGTATCATGCAGGAGGACGAGAGCTATTTGCTACAG GTGTTGCGGTACCTGGTAGAGTTTGAGCTGAAGGAGAGTGACAACCCTCGCCGTCTGCTGCGACGGGGAACCTGTGCCTTCAGCATCCTTTTCAAGCTCTTCTCAGAGGGCCTGTACTCAGCCAAGCTCTTCCTCACTGCCACCCTCCACGAACCCATTATGCAGCTACTGGTGGAAGATGAAGACCACCTGGAGACGGACCCAGGCAAGGTTACAGAGCGCCTCACTCCGGCTCAGCAGGAGCGCTTCGGAGAGAAGGGCTCTGATGACTACAAACAAAGGGTGCAGGCAGCTGTGGAGGCCAACGAAGCCAAGCTGGTGGCTTTGGTCAACAAATTTATTGGTTACTTGAAGCAAAACACCTACTGCTTCCCCCACAGCCTGCGCTGGATTGTGTCCCAGATGTACAAGACGTTGTCATGTGTGGAGCGTCTTGAAGTAGGTGAGGTGCGCACCATGTGTACAGACCTGCTGCTGACCTGCTTCATCTGTCCAGCTATCGTCAACCCGGAGCAGTATGGTATAATCTCTGATGCCCCCATCAATGAAGTTGCACGCTTTAATCTAATGCAG GTGGGGCAGCTTTTGCAGCAGTTGGCAATGGCTGATGATGATGCAGATCCAAGGCGGAAAAGCAGTTTGTCTAAATTTGATAAG AGTTGTGTTGCTGCCTTTCTGGATGTGGTAATTGGAGGAAGAGCAGCCGAGACCCCGCCCATGTCCTCGATGAACCTTCTAGAAGGCCTCAGCAGGACTGTGGTCTATATTACACATGATCAGCTGCTAGCAATG GTGGACTTTGTGCGCAGTGTGACTGCAGGGGACCAACTCCGGGAGGAGGAGCACATGGCCCTGGAGAACCTGCTGGCCAACGTGCCCCAGTCCCGAACTGTGAAGAGCAACAGTCTGGAGCTCACTCCCTCCAACACCCCCCAGCTCTCCCCGGCTACCACTCCTGCCAACAAGAAGAACAGGCTCCCCATAG GACAACACTTAGCTGCCATAACATCCTGGGACCCCACAAGCACCACTCTGTCTGCCCACATTCCATTAGTAGCCCCTTTTG CTGCTCGTAGCCGCAGCCGTACCAACATAGCCcaggagggggaggcagaggccAGCTCCCAAGAGTCCCTTCAGGAGACGGAGCCAGAGGAGGTGCTGGTGATTTCACTAGGAACTGGTCCTCAGACGGTCCCTGGGATGATGTCAGAGAATGAG GTTTTGAACCTGCAGATGGCTGATGGGGCCCAGGGAGATAGTCATGCTGATGATACCAAACTGCATGGTAAACCAGACAAAACCCTGCGCTTCTCCCTCTGCAGTGACAACTTGGAAGGCATCTCAGAGG GTCCTTCCAATCGTTCTAATTCAGTCTCGTCTCTGGACCTGGAGGGAGAGTCTGTCTCTGAGCTTGGAGCTGGACCCTCAGGCAGCAACGGGGTGGAGGCTCTGCAGCTTTTGGAGCATGAAcagg CCACCACTCAGGACAACCTGGATGATAAACTGCGCAAGTTTGAGATCAGAGACATGATGGGACTGACAGACGATCGGGACATCTCTGAGACAGTCAGCGAAACCTGGAGCACCGACGTGCTCGGCAGCGACTTCGACCCTAACATGGATGAGGATCGGCTGCAGGAAATAGCAG gGGCAGCTGCAGAGAACATGCTTGGCAGCCTGCTGTATCCTCCTGGCTCAAGTTCAGTGCTGCTGGACCCCTACGGCTCCACCATCTCAGAGACCACAAGTGAGGCCTGGAGCGTGGAGGTCCTGCCCAGCGACTCAG AGGCCCCAGACCTGAAACAGGAGGAGcgtctgcaggagctggagagctGCTCAGGGGTCGGCAGCACCTCGGACGacacagaggtcagagaggtCAGCTCGAGACCCAGCACCCCAGGCCTCAGCGTTGTCTCAG GTATCAGTGCAACCTCAGAAGACATCCCCAACAAGATCGAGGACTTGCGGTCAGAGTGCAGCTCAGACTTTGGAGGGAAGGACTCTGTGACCAGTCCAGATGGGGAGGAGTCAGGCCACG GAGCACACCATCTGACATCTCCACCCTCACAGACCGACTCCTTACTGGCCATGTTCGATCCCCTCTCCTCTGCCGAAG GCTCTTCCACTGGAACAATTGTGAGGCCCAAAGTGCACTACGCCAGGCCGGCTCACCCTCCACCTGACCCTCCCATCCCTGAGGCCAGCGCCCTGGGGCCAGAGACGCGCCACTCTCTGTTCATGCCCCACTGCCTGGCCCAGGCTGAGCTGGAGCACACCAAGCAGCGCCACTCCTTCCCTGACAAGCTGGTCCGCAGCCGCAGCTCTGACATAGTGTGCCCAGGGCGTCGGCCCACGAGCGACCCCGGCCTGAACCGACGGGTAGCAGTTGAAGAGCGCGACCCTGCCGGGGCCTTCGCCTTAGGACCCTCCTCGTCCCCCAGCAAGGACTCCCTGAAAGGAGAG GTTGAGGACAGGAAAGACAGTGACGACGAGAAGTCTGATCGCAACAGACCCTGGTGGAAGAAACGTTTTGTGTCAGCCATCCCCAAAG TGCTGTATTGGACGGCTGAGAGTGATGTCCCAG CTCCAATCGCAGCATTTCGGAAAAGGGACAAACAAGAGAAAGATGACGTTGTCCAGGAGCGTATTTCACAAG TTTTGTCAGATGACCTGTTGCCCAGACAGAGCAGTCAAGCACAGGCAGCTGAAGACATCCTCGACAAGTACAGGAACATCAAGAGGCCCAGCCCAAGTGATGGAGCAGCAactggagcttcctatgacgGTACCGGAg ATCTTTGTGTTGAAGACAACGTACACGACTCTCCAAGAGAAGACACTCTGCAGAATATGTCCACAGATGACCTCCCAGACTCGGCCAGCCAGTCAGCAAATCAGCACGACTCCAAGTTCTCTTTCAG TGATGCAAAGAAGAAGTTGAGGTTAGCGCTGTGTTCTGCAGACTCTGTGGCTCTGCCCATCATGGCTCCTGCAACCACACGAAATGGGCTGCCTGATCACATGGATACCGAAG ACAATGAGATCGTCTGCTTCCTGAAGGTCCAGCTCGCGGAAGCCATCAACCTCCAGGATAAGAACCAGATGGCCCAGATCCAGGAGACCACACGCTGCGTCGGCCGCTTCGATGCACGCAcctgcaggaagctgctggCTGCCATTGCGGAGGATTACAG aAAGCGGGCACCGTACATAGCTTATTTAACCAGGTGTCGTCAGGGCCTGCAGACCTCTCAGGCTCATCTGGAGCGGCTCCTCCAGAGGGTGCTCAGAGACAAGGAGGTTGCGAACCGCTACttcaccactgtctgtgttCGACTCCTTCTTGAACACATGGAATCCAAGATGCTTGACTTTACTAAGG cGTTCCAGGGTTGCACAGCGTCGGATGACaagacagcagcagtggaggatTTTCTGCGCTACTTGTACGGTGCTATGGCCCGTGATGCCATTTGGCAGTATGCAAGCGAGGACCAGCTGCAGGATGCCCAGATGGCTATCGAGCGCAGCGTTATGAACCGCATCTTCAAACTGGCTTTCTACCCCAACCAGGATGGAGATATTCTCAGAGACCA GCTtctccatgaacacatccaGCGGGTCTCAAAAGTAGTGACGGCCACTCATAAAGCTCTTCAAATCCCAGAG GTTTACTTGAGGGAGGCTCCCTGGCCGTCTGCACAGTCTGAGATCAGGACCATCAATGCATACAAGACGCCACGGGACAAAGTCCAGTGTATACTGCGCATGTGTTCAACCATCATGAACCTCCTCAGTTTGGCCAATGAAGACTCCGTCCCTGGAGCGGACGACTTTGTCCCTGTCCTCGTCTTTGTCCTCATAAGG GCAAACCCGCCCTGCCTGCTGTCCACCGTTCAGTACATCAATAATTTCTACGCCAGCCGGCTGAGTGGGGAGGAGTGCTATTGGTGGATGCAGTTCACCGCGGCGGTGGAATTCATTAAGACCATCGACGATCGCAAGTGA